In one Alnus glutinosa chromosome 14, dhAlnGlut1.1, whole genome shotgun sequence genomic region, the following are encoded:
- the LOC133857899 gene encoding glucan endo-1,3-beta-glucosidase 13-like, translated as MARGFRLIFAVSLLFMLLDLCRGSTIGICYGRNADDLPTPDKVAQLVQLHNIKYVRIYDSNVQVLKAFSNTGVELMIGIPNLDLLPFSQFQSNADSWLKNNILPYYPATKITCITVGAEVTENPNNVSALVVPAMKNVLTALRKVGLHKRIKVSTTHSLGVLSRSFPPSAGAFNSSHAFFLKPMLEFLAENQSPFMIDIYPYYAYRDSASNVSLDYALFESSSEVIDPNTGLLYTNMFDAQIDALYFALMALNFRTIKIMVTETGWPSKGSPKESAATPDNAQTYNTNLIRHVINDTGTPAKPGQELDVYIFSLFNENRKPGLASERNWGLFYPDQTSVYSLDFTGKGAAVLTTEANVTSSNGRTWCIASNKSSEMDLQNALDWACGPGNVDCTAIQPSQPCYEPDTTVSHASFAFNNYYQQNGATDVACSFGGTGVKVDKDPSYDNCLYMIAGSNKTVSSNTTAISSTSSSSTQNEVSTWVFSCLLVTFLSSLLPVPDKFDLSAL; from the exons ATGGCCAGGGGATTCAGGCTTATTTTTGCGGTTTCACTGTTGTTCATGCTCTTAG ATCTCTGCAGGGGAAGCACAATTGGAATTTGCTATGGAAGAAATGCTGATGACCTCCCCACCCCTGATAAAGTGGCCCAGCTGGTTCAACTTCATAACATTAAATATGTTAGGATTTATGACTCCAATGTTCAGGTTCTCAAGGCCTTCTCAAACACTGGAGTTGAACTTATGATTGGAATTCCAAATTTAGACTTGTTGCCATTTTCCCAGTTCCAATCCAATGCAGACAGCTGGCTGAAGAACAACATCCTTCCTTACTATCCAGCCACAAAGATCACATGCATAACTGTTGGTGCTGAAGTCACAGAAAACCCCAATAATGTCTCTGCCTTAGTAGTGCCTGCCATGAAAAATGTTCTCACAGCCCTTAGAAAAGTTGGTTTGCACAAGAGGATCAAAGTTTCAACTACCCATTCCCTTGGGGTTTTATCCCGATCATTCCCACCCTCTGCGGGGGCTTTTAATAGTAGCCATGCATTTTTCCTGAAGCCCATGTTGGAATTTCTGGCTGAGAACCAGTCACCTTTCATGATTGATATTTATCCTTACTATGCGTACAGAGACTCTGCAAGCAATGTGTCTTTAGACTATGCTCTGTTTGAGTCATCCTCAGAAGTTATTGACCCAAACACTGGTTTGCTGTACACAAACATGTTTGATGCCCAGATTGATGCTCTTTATTTTGCACTGATGGCTCTAAATTTCAGAACAATTAAAATCATGGTCACTGAAACTGGCTGGCCTTCCAAAGGATCACCTAAGGAGTCAGCTGCAACTCCTGATAATGCTCAAACTTATAACACTAATCTGATTCGGCATGTCATTAATGATACTGGTACTCCTGCAAAGCCTGGACAGGAGCTTGATGTTTACATCTTCTCTTTGTTCAATGAAAATAGGAAGCCAGGGTTGGCTTCTGAGAGGAACTGGGGTTTATTTTATCCTGACCAGACAAGTGTCTATAGCTTGGATTTCACTGGAAAAGGTGCTGCAGTACTGACTACAGAGGCAAATGTTACCAGTTCGAATGGAAGAACATGGTGCATAGCTTCGAATAAGTCCTCTGAAATGGATTTGCAGAATGCCTTGGACTGGGCTTGTGGTCCTGGGAATGTGGACTGCACTGCTATTCAGCCTAGCCAGCCTTGTTATGAGCCAGATACTACAGTCTCTCATGCATCTTTTGCTTTCAACAATTATTACCAGCAAAATGGGGCTACTGATGTTGCTTGCAGTTTTGGAGGGACAGGGGTTAAAGTTGATAAGGACCCAA GTTATGATAATTGCTTGTATATGATAGCTGG GAGCAACAAAACTGTGTCAAGTAATACAACAGCAATTTCTtcaacttcttcatcttctacaCAGAATGAAGTTTCCACTTGGGTTTTTAGTTGTCTTCTCGTGACTTTCCTCTCATCCCTTTTGCCCGTGCCTGATAAGTTTGATCTTTCAGCGCTGTAA
- the LOC133857605 gene encoding mitogen-activated protein kinase kinase 6, giving the protein MKTKMPLKQLKLSVPAQETPITSFLTASGTFHDGDLLLNQKGLRLISEEKESRPSDVKELDFEFSLEDLETIKVIGKGSGGVVQLVRHKWVGKLFALKVIQMNIQEEIRKQIVQELKINQAAQCSNVVVCYHSFYHNGAISLVLEYMDRGSLADVIRQVKTILEPYLAVVCKQVLQGLVYLHYERHVIHRDIKPSNLLVNHKGEVKITDFGVSAVLASSMGQRDTFVGTYNYMSPERISGSTYDYSSDIWSLGMVVLECAIGRFPYMQSEDQQSWPSFYELLEAIVESPPPSAPADQFSPEFCSFVSACIQKNPRDRSSSLDLLSHPFIKKFEDKDIDLGILVGSLDPVNFPR; this is encoded by the exons ATGAAGACCAAGATGCCATTGAAGCAGCTCAAGCTCTCTGTGCCCGCCCAAGAAACCCCAATCACATCCTTCCT GACTGCAAGTGGCACATTTCATGATGGCGATCTGCTCTTAAACCAGAAAGGGTTGCGGCTCATCTCCGAAGAAAAGGAATCTCGT CCTTCTGATGTTAAGGAGCTAGATTTTGAATTCTCATTGGAAGATCTCGAGACTATCAAAGTCATTGGAAAGGGAAGCGGTGGTGTAGTACAACTTGTTCGCCATAAATGGGTTGGAAAATTATTTGCCTTGAAG GTTATCCAAATGAACATACAAGAAGAGATCCGTAAGCAGATTGTGCAGGAGCTGAAAATAAACCAAGCAGCTCAATGTTCAAATGTTGTAGTTTGCTACCATTCCTTCTATCACAATGGAGCCATTTCTCTTGTGCTAGAATACATGGATCGTGGCTCTCTGGCGGATGTGATCAGACAAGTTAAAACAATTCTTGAACCATATCTTGCAGTTGTCTGTAAGCAG GTTCTACAGGGTCTTGTGTATTTGCACTATGAAAGACATGTAATACATAGGGACATTAAACCATCCAATTTGCTGGTAAACCACAAAGGGGAGGTGAAGATTACTGATTTTGGTGTGAGTGCAGTGCTAGCTAGCTCTATGGGTCAAAGAGATACGTTTGTGGGAACTTATAACTACATGTCG cCAGAGAGAATCAGTGGGAGTACTTATGATTATAGCAGTGATATTTGGAGTCTGGGCATGGTAGTACTTGAGTGTGCAATAGGACGGTTTCCTTATATGCAATCTGAAGATCAGCAAAGCTGGCCAAGCTTTTATGAGCTTTTGGAGGCAATTGTGGAAAGCCCTCCACCTTCTGCTCCAGCAGATCAGTTCTCCCCTGAATTCTGTTCATTTGTCTCAGCCTG CATCCAAAAAAATCCTCGCGACAGATCATCGTCTTTGGATCTTTTG AGTCACCCATTTATCAAGAAGTTTGAAGACAAAGACATTGATCTCGGGATTCTTGTCGGTAGCCTGGATCCTGTAAATTTCCCTCGATAG
- the LOC133858156 gene encoding protein OXIDATIVE STRESS 3-like, translating into MLPPPKPVELVCSSSSSSSMGDQQVNSRRAIGAWQENSWVVMEGGEDICDSISIGSSTNSRNSAASSSSSELVEDATSSTSTCSSSSSSGPLYELSELLIHLPMKRGLSRYYEGKSQSFTSLASVKSLEDLLKKTPPHRKKMKACKSYAGGLDGHKSSTLPKATISKKGSRGGSSLSSLGRRGSLLGGSRPSFHVQMNS; encoded by the exons atgcttcctCCTCCAAAACCTGTTGAGCttgtttgttcttcttcttcttcttcttcaatgggTGATCAACAAGTAAACTCAAGACGTGCCATTGGAGCATGGCAAGAAAACTCATGGGTAGTCATGGAAGGTGGGGAGGATATTTGCGACTCGATCTCCATTGGGTCCTCGACAAATTCGAGAAACTCTGCAGCATCATCGTCTTCATCGGAATTGGTAGAGGATGCAACCTCTTCAACATCGACATGTTCATCGTCCTCATCCTCTGGGCCTTTATATGAACTGTCTGAGCTCCTGATCCATCTTCCTATGAA GAGAGGGCTTTCTAGATATTATGAAGGGAAGTCACAGTCTTTCACATCTCTAGCAAGCGTGAAGAGCTTAGAGGATCTTCTGAAGAAGACGCCGCCACATAGAAAGAAGATGAAGGCATGCAAGAGCTACGCAGGGGGTTTAGATGGTCATAAATCGAGCACTCTTCCTAAGGCTACCATATCGAAGAAGGGTTCAAGAGGAGGATCTTCTTTGTCTTCACTGGGTAGGAGAGGTAGTTTATTGGGTGGTTCTAGGCCTTCATTTCATGTACAAATGAACTCATGA